In Phycodurus eques isolate BA_2022a chromosome 23, UOR_Pequ_1.1, whole genome shotgun sequence, a genomic segment contains:
- the btg3 gene encoding protein BTG3, producing the protein MEQELAAVFTLMKMLVTKLHVQKTELFIEKLLVALKEKFQGHWYPDNPSKGQAYRCIRVNLSNSQDPELLWACKESGVQFCDLGLPPVLTLWVDPGEVACRIGEDNPCFSVARFSNSRKGDDDTTDDSASSGSEPSGSDSDSSSGDDSPDSWPLPVSARRCSAMNASPFRLPSWYTKALLPGKSHILPRAH; encoded by the exons ATGGAGCAAGAGCTAGCGGCCGTGTTTACGCTAATGAAGATGCTGGTCACCAAGTTGCACGTGCAAAAAACAGAGCTTTTCATTGAGAAGCTACTCGTTGCGCTGAAGGAGAAGTTTCAGGGCCATTGGTACCCTGACAATCCCAGCAAAGGGCAAGCATATAG GTGCATTCGAGTCAACTTGTCCAATAGTCAGGATCCCGAACTCCTCTGGGCCTGTAAGGAGAGCGGGGTTCAGTTCTGTGATCTGGGATTGCCCCCTGTACTCACCTTATGGGTGGACCCTGGCGAGGTGGCCTGCAG GATTGGAGAGGACAACCCTTGCTTCTCGGTGGCCAGGTTCTCCAACAGCAGGAAGGGTGATGATGACACGACGGACGACAGCGCGTCCTCGGGCAGCGAGCCCTCAGGTAGCGACTCGGATTCTTCATCCGGGGACGATAGCCCGGACTCGTGGCCCCTTCCCGTTTCAGCCAGACGCTGCAGTGCCATG AATGCATCCCCTTTTCGACTTCCCTCCTGGTATACTAAGGCCTTGCTACCAGGGAAAAGTCACATCCTGCCTCGAGCTCACTAG